Proteins encoded in a region of the Paenibacillus sp. W2I17 genome:
- a CDS encoding VOC family protein, whose translation MKNITRGIDHIGVTVPDIEEATVFFKKAFGAKIAYDNKKLEDEPLAGPNVEKTLGLKKGTKVIHMRLLSFNNSASIELFNYVDADQRKPSIASDLGVQHFGFYVDDIKEAAKAFVEAGGELLNDPGELLGDVEDGTGHFVYGRAPWGMLIELISYTPHGLNYPEDSEAKRFTP comes from the coding sequence GTGAAAAATATTACAAGAGGAATCGACCATATTGGAGTAACCGTTCCCGATATCGAAGAAGCAACAGTTTTCTTTAAAAAGGCTTTTGGCGCTAAAATTGCTTATGATAATAAAAAATTAGAAGATGAGCCTTTAGCTGGACCAAATGTTGAGAAAACATTAGGTCTGAAAAAGGGAACCAAAGTTATCCATATGCGCTTGCTTTCTTTTAATAATAGCGCTAGTATCGAACTATTTAATTACGTCGATGCTGATCAACGGAAACCGTCAATTGCTTCTGACTTGGGTGTTCAACATTTTGGTTTCTATGTGGATGACATTAAAGAAGCAGCTAAAGCATTTGTTGAAGCAGGTGGAGAGTTATTAAATGATCCCGGTGAATTGTTAGGAGATGTTGAAGATGGAACAGGTCATTTTGTATATGGGCGTGCACCATGGGGAATGTTAATTGAACTCATTAGCTATACACCGCATGGATTAAACTACCCTGAAGATAGTGAAGCAAAACGTTTTACCCCATAA
- a CDS encoding NADH:flavin oxidoreductase/NADH oxidase, translating into MNNLSTPFKLKNLELKNRTVMAPMCQYSVDLKDGVPNDWHFVHYASRAVGGTGLIIVEMTGVDPDGRITDGDLGLWSDDQIPPYQRLVSEVQKHGSKIGIQIGHAGRKAEDAIQPVAPSSVQGVALPEETKYGELKSPRALTIEEINRVISQFKDAARRAVEAGFDTIELHGAHGYLLHQFMSPSINIREDVYGTDLSKFGVEVIQAVKSVMPKNMPLIMRLSAIEYIDGGYDLEHALHMGERFKAAGVDIFHISSGGEGIPGKLKPLNTPGYQVPFARMFKERLGLPVIAVGKLENAELALATIANDDADLVAVARGMLNDPYWTLHAIKTTTKIVEPPFQYSRGIR; encoded by the coding sequence ATGAATAATTTATCCACACCTTTCAAACTCAAAAACCTGGAACTCAAAAATAGAACTGTCATGGCTCCGATGTGTCAATATTCTGTTGATCTAAAAGATGGCGTACCCAATGATTGGCATTTTGTGCACTATGCTTCCAGAGCTGTTGGTGGAACAGGACTAATCATTGTAGAAATGACCGGCGTTGATCCTGATGGAAGAATCACAGATGGTGATCTTGGCCTGTGGTCCGATGATCAAATTCCTCCATATCAACGTCTCGTCTCTGAAGTTCAGAAGCATGGATCCAAAATAGGTATACAGATTGGGCATGCCGGCAGAAAGGCAGAGGATGCTATTCAACCAGTAGCTCCGTCCTCTGTTCAAGGTGTAGCGCTACCTGAAGAGACGAAATATGGAGAGTTGAAATCCCCCAGAGCCCTAACGATCGAAGAGATTAATCGAGTAATTAGTCAATTTAAGGATGCTGCTAGACGTGCAGTTGAAGCCGGGTTTGATACCATTGAACTTCATGGTGCTCATGGGTATTTACTTCATCAGTTTATGTCACCTAGTATTAATATCAGAGAAGATGTATATGGAACAGACCTATCGAAATTTGGCGTAGAGGTCATTCAAGCGGTGAAAAGTGTCATGCCCAAAAATATGCCCCTGATTATGAGACTTTCTGCAATTGAATACATTGATGGCGGGTATGACCTTGAACATGCATTGCATATGGGAGAGAGATTTAAAGCTGCAGGTGTAGACATTTTCCATATTTCTAGCGGTGGTGAAGGAATCCCAGGAAAATTGAAGCCATTAAACACGCCTGGTTACCAAGTCCCTTTCGCAAGAATGTTTAAGGAGCGTCTTGGTCTTCCTGTGATTGCTGTAGGAAAGCTTGAAAATGCTGAACTCGCTCTAGCAACTATTGCAAATGACGATGCAGATCTGGTTGCGGTGGCGAGAGGAATGTTGAATGATCCTTATTGGACATTGCATGCGATCAAAACGACAACAAAGATAGTGGAACCACCTTTTCAGTATTCTAGAGGAATTCGTTAA
- a CDS encoding helix-turn-helix domain-containing protein, with product MYHNNKYSSDCGLNKVQKIVAGKWKLSILWYIAEETRRFGEINRVFPDITQSMLTKQLRELESDGLLHREIYKEVPPRVEYCLTPLGKKFLPILQTMCEWGDYNLE from the coding sequence ATGTATCACAACAACAAGTATTCGTCTGATTGCGGACTAAATAAAGTCCAAAAAATAGTTGCAGGGAAGTGGAAATTATCGATCTTATGGTATATTGCCGAGGAAACTAGAAGGTTTGGGGAGATAAATCGTGTTTTTCCGGATATTACGCAATCGATGCTAACGAAGCAGCTCAGAGAGTTAGAAAGTGATGGACTCCTGCATCGTGAAATTTATAAAGAGGTTCCACCAAGAGTCGAGTATTGTTTAACCCCTCTTGGTAAGAAATTTTTACCAATCCTTCAAACTATGTGCGAGTGGGGAGATTACAATTTAGAATAA
- a CDS encoding DHA2 family efflux MFS transporter permease subunit, whose protein sequence is MVIILYRRWRNKGLKSLELKKYNTSAIMAALLICGFFGYLSETAINIAMTNLMEVFQISAATVQWLTTGYMLTIGILTPISAMLLQMFSTRKLFTVSLISLIVGTLIAALALNFEMLMFSRILQAVGMSTLIPLLFNTVLVIYPQNKRGAAMGLVGLVTMFAPALGPTFGGLVVGYLTWQYIFWFSLPFLVVGLLMGLKYLENVTDVKKQRIDLLSVLLSTIGFGGVVFGFSQVGEGSEGWGNPVVITSIIVGLIALVLFVLRQNVMSSPMMNLSVFKYPMYLVGLILVALCPMIFMTTLIILPMFLQTGAGLSPFTAGLMLLPGSALFGLLSPRIGHLFDKHGPKWLVIPGFVIVLVMLWFFTNLSPASSIAFMVAVHIGLSIGTALILMPAQTHALNQLPPDLYPHGTAVINTLPQVTGAIGIAVAVSILMGGMDKYLHGFSALSKQVEMANAMSAGAYNVFVYMIILALIGLVTAFFIRRSVVNRKEVHSQH, encoded by the coding sequence ATGGTAATTATACTTTATAGAAGATGGAGGAATAAAGGGTTGAAATCTTTGGAATTGAAAAAATACAATACGAGTGCGATTATGGCAGCTTTGCTTATATGTGGTTTTTTCGGCTATCTAAGCGAAACGGCTATCAATATTGCAATGACTAATTTGATGGAAGTATTCCAAATTTCGGCTGCGACGGTACAGTGGTTAACGACGGGCTACATGTTGACCATAGGCATTTTAACGCCAATAAGCGCAATGTTGTTGCAGATGTTTTCTACAAGAAAGCTCTTCACAGTTTCGCTCATCAGTTTAATCGTGGGTACATTGATCGCGGCGTTGGCGTTAAATTTTGAAATGTTGATGTTCAGTCGAATTTTACAGGCAGTAGGCATGAGCACCTTGATCCCCCTGTTGTTCAATACAGTTCTCGTCATCTATCCGCAAAATAAACGGGGTGCAGCGATGGGATTAGTCGGGCTTGTTACCATGTTTGCCCCAGCGCTCGGCCCGACCTTTGGGGGGCTGGTAGTTGGATATTTAACATGGCAGTATATTTTCTGGTTCTCACTTCCATTTTTAGTCGTAGGATTGTTGATGGGGTTGAAGTATTTAGAGAACGTTACTGATGTCAAAAAGCAGCGGATTGATTTACTGTCTGTGTTGTTGTCAACGATTGGATTCGGCGGAGTTGTTTTTGGCTTTAGTCAGGTAGGCGAAGGATCTGAAGGCTGGGGGAATCCGGTTGTGATCACTTCAATCATTGTCGGCCTCATTGCACTGGTGCTGTTCGTGTTGCGTCAGAACGTTATGAGTAGTCCGATGATGAACCTGAGCGTGTTCAAGTATCCCATGTACCTTGTTGGGCTGATTCTGGTAGCGTTATGCCCGATGATTTTTATGACGACCCTGATTATCCTGCCAATGTTTTTGCAGACGGGCGCCGGATTGTCTCCGTTCACTGCGGGACTCATGCTTTTGCCGGGTAGTGCGCTTTTCGGTCTCCTCTCCCCGCGCATAGGGCACTTATTCGATAAACATGGGCCAAAATGGCTCGTTATCCCCGGATTCGTGATCGTTTTAGTCATGTTATGGTTCTTCACTAACCTATCTCCTGCTTCTTCAATCGCCTTTATGGTGGCTGTGCATATAGGGCTCTCTATTGGGACAGCCTTGATCTTAATGCCTGCTCAAACGCACGCGCTAAATCAATTGCCGCCAGACTTGTACCCGCACGGTACGGCAGTCATAAACACATTGCCACAGGTTACGGGAGCGATTGGAATTGCTGTAGCTGTCAGTATCCTTATGGGCGGTATGGATAAATACCTGCACGGCTTCTCCGCTCTTTCCAAACAGGTCGAGATGGCAAACGCGATGTCGGCAGGAGCATACAACGTATTCGTGTACATGATTATCCTGGCCCTAATTGGCTTGGTCACAGCGTTCTTCATTCGCCGCAGCGTAGTCAACCGCAAAGAGGTGCATTCGCAACATTAA
- a CDS encoding nitroreductase, whose amino-acid sequence MTTKSFQEVVRSRQSVRQFLSTPVTEEVIREVLEDAQYTPSNCNTQPWNVHIVSGDKKDELSKALLRANEEGNHTPDFTFDMNAFYGRYGERKNTHGKAYYESQGIAREDYKGRKQAAAQNYNFFNAPHVAFLFMPSFGDNVRVASDIGMYGQSFLLALEARGIGGIPQTALGFSADTVREVLGVSGELKLLFGISFGYPDKEAPVNGFRMGRDSIEDSVTFHR is encoded by the coding sequence ATGACTACTAAATCTTTTCAAGAAGTTGTACGCTCTCGACAATCTGTGCGTCAATTTCTCTCTACACCCGTTACGGAAGAAGTGATTCGTGAGGTTCTCGAAGATGCTCAATATACACCGTCTAATTGCAATACGCAGCCTTGGAATGTTCATATTGTTTCAGGTGATAAGAAGGATGAATTGAGTAAAGCTTTGTTACGCGCGAATGAGGAAGGGAATCATACACCAGATTTTACATTTGATATGAACGCCTTTTACGGCCGATATGGCGAACGCAAAAATACGCATGGAAAAGCTTATTATGAATCACAAGGAATAGCACGAGAAGATTACAAAGGTCGCAAGCAGGCAGCTGCACAAAATTATAATTTTTTTAATGCACCCCATGTTGCTTTCTTATTTATGCCTTCATTTGGAGATAATGTGCGTGTCGCATCTGATATTGGAATGTATGGTCAGTCATTTCTACTAGCGCTCGAGGCACGTGGGATAGGCGGTATTCCCCAGACAGCATTAGGCTTTTCTGCTGATACTGTCCGCGAAGTTCTTGGAGTATCGGGCGAACTAAAATTATTATTTGGAATATCATTTGGTTACCCAGACAAAGAAGCACCAGTAAATGGTTTTCGGATGGGTCGTGACTCAATCGAGGATAGTGTGACATTCCATCGTTAA
- a CDS encoding L-threonine 3-dehydrogenase: MIKILVTGALGQIGSELVVKLREIYGADHVVATDLRSSAHEITRSGPFELLDVTNDKEMFEIAKRYEVDTVIHLAALLSATAEEKPLLAWNLNMGGLMNALEISRELGCQFFTPSSIGSFGPLTPKDNTPQDTIQRPNTMYGVNKVSGELLCDYYFHKYGLDTRGLRFPGLISYMTPPGGGTTDYAVEIYYAAVTSGRYTSYIAKNSNMDMMYMPDALNAIIDLMEADSSRLMHRNSFNVTAMSVDPEAIAASIRDELPGFILDYDVDPKRQAIADSWPHSIDATAAKTEWGFHARYDLKAMTKDMLSQLSERQMLRKA, from the coding sequence ATGATCAAGATTTTGGTGACCGGAGCACTGGGCCAAATCGGTTCTGAGTTAGTTGTTAAATTACGTGAAATTTATGGTGCGGATCACGTCGTTGCTACGGATCTCAGGTCATCAGCCCACGAAATTACCCGATCCGGGCCATTCGAGCTGCTGGACGTGACGAATGATAAGGAGATGTTCGAAATCGCCAAGCGGTACGAAGTTGATACCGTCATCCATTTGGCTGCGCTGCTGTCGGCTACCGCAGAGGAGAAACCACTGCTTGCCTGGAATTTGAATATGGGTGGATTGATGAATGCACTTGAAATATCCAGGGAGCTCGGCTGCCAATTTTTCACTCCAAGCTCCATTGGATCTTTTGGTCCTTTGACTCCGAAAGACAATACCCCTCAGGATACGATCCAGAGGCCCAATACGATGTACGGCGTGAACAAAGTGTCCGGCGAACTGCTTTGTGATTATTATTTTCACAAATACGGCCTGGATACTAGGGGGCTACGATTCCCGGGTTTGATATCTTATATGACGCCTCCCGGCGGAGGAACGACGGATTACGCCGTGGAAATTTATTACGCAGCCGTGACGTCTGGCCGGTATACATCTTATATCGCCAAGAACTCAAACATGGACATGATGTATATGCCGGATGCCCTGAACGCTATCATCGATTTGATGGAAGCGGATTCTTCCCGGTTGATGCACCGAAATTCATTTAATGTCACCGCAATGAGCGTGGATCCGGAGGCGATCGCTGCATCGATTCGGGATGAGCTTCCCGGCTTTATCCTCGATTATGACGTTGATCCGAAGAGACAGGCGATTGCCGATAGCTGGCCGCATTCCATTGATGCGACAGCAGCGAAAACAGAATGGGGATTTCATGCTCGCTACGACCTGAAGGCCATGACGAAGGATATGCTTTCACAGCTAAGCGAGAGACAAATGCTTCGCAAGGCTTAA
- a CDS encoding glycine C-acetyltransferase has protein sequence MSSQALDQFLSSNIEDLKTKGLYNVIDTLQGANGPVIRIDGKSLINLSSNNYLGLATDYRLIDASVKASQTYGAGAGAVRTINGTMDLHIELEEKLARFKKTEAVIVYQSGFNCNMAAISAVMDQHDAILSDELNHASIIDGCRLSRAKVIRFKHSDMNDLRQQAKDAKESGQYHKIMVITDGVFSMDGDIAKLPEIVKIAEEFDLITYVDDAHGSGVLGAGAGTVKHFGLSDRIDFQIGTLSKAIGVVGGYVAGKKQLIEWLKLRSRPFLFSTSLPPAAIASCSASVDILMNDKELIEKLWENGNDLKNGLSRLGYDVGQSETPITPCIIGDEVTTQLFSKRLYEEGVYAKAILFPTVPKGTGRIRNMPTAAHTKEMLDQVISVYEKVGKEMKLI, from the coding sequence ATGTCAAGTCAAGCATTGGACCAATTTTTAAGTTCGAACATCGAAGATCTAAAGACTAAAGGTCTATATAACGTCATCGATACGCTGCAGGGTGCAAATGGTCCTGTTATTCGTATCGACGGAAAGTCCCTAATCAATTTGTCTTCCAATAACTATTTGGGACTGGCAACAGATTACCGCCTGATTGATGCTTCAGTTAAGGCGTCGCAGACATACGGGGCAGGCGCAGGGGCTGTGAGAACAATTAATGGTACGATGGATCTTCATATTGAGCTTGAAGAAAAACTGGCCCGTTTCAAAAAAACGGAAGCCGTTATCGTGTATCAATCGGGATTTAACTGCAATATGGCTGCTATATCCGCGGTAATGGACCAGCATGATGCGATTTTATCAGATGAGCTGAACCACGCTTCGATTATTGATGGCTGCCGCCTGTCGAGAGCCAAGGTGATTCGCTTTAAGCATTCGGATATGAATGATTTAAGACAGCAGGCGAAAGATGCCAAGGAATCCGGTCAGTACCATAAAATTATGGTCATCACCGACGGGGTTTTCTCCATGGATGGTGATATAGCAAAGCTGCCTGAAATCGTGAAAATAGCAGAAGAATTCGATCTGATTACTTATGTGGATGATGCCCACGGTTCGGGCGTTCTCGGAGCAGGTGCGGGAACCGTGAAGCATTTTGGATTGTCCGACCGCATTGACTTTCAAATTGGTACTCTTTCCAAGGCGATTGGCGTTGTCGGCGGTTATGTGGCGGGTAAAAAACAACTGATCGAATGGTTGAAGCTAAGAAGCCGTCCGTTTCTGTTCTCGACATCGCTACCTCCGGCTGCAATCGCTTCTTGCAGCGCTTCTGTCGACATTTTGATGAATGACAAAGAGTTGATCGAGAAGCTGTGGGAGAACGGCAATGATTTGAAAAATGGCTTGAGCCGGCTTGGATATGATGTAGGCCAAAGCGAAACGCCAATCACACCTTGTATCATTGGCGATGAAGTAACCACCCAACTGTTCAGCAAACGGCTTTATGAAGAAGGCGTTTACGCCAAGGCAATCCTGTTTCCAACGGTTCCGAAAGGAACCGGAAGAATACGCAACATGCCGACAGCTGCCCATACCAAGGAGATGCTCGACCAGGTGATCTCCGTTTATGAGAAAGTTGGCAAGGAAATGAAGCTGATTTAG